A DNA window from Linepithema humile isolate Giens D197 chromosome 6, Lhum_UNIL_v1.0, whole genome shotgun sequence contains the following coding sequences:
- the LOC105671186 gene encoding uncharacterized protein translates to MDSMNRSVCKFILFSFCIYHVSAESNIRNQSILEIETSRENLGIATITPLARQSRTYRQSNRRGNTDYQDDQHDYNNDDMNDDENDHSHMKAISQPKVDYWAGYYDFLINEGSYKFWAVFQLATAALLIYSGFAALYYAKVNPPTTDDYFDDIFRRRKRRSFPPAARDKPFAGFDAITFQRIIEAAINTEQTY, encoded by the exons atgg acTCGATGAACCGATCAGTTTGCAAgtttattctattttcattTTGCATCTATCACGTCTCCGCCGAGTCGAATATTAgaaatcaatcaattttgGAAATAGAGACGTCTAGAGAAAACCTCGGAATAGCTACAATCACGCCGTTAGCTAG ACAAAGCAGGACGTATAGACAAAGTAATAGAAGAGGTAATACCGACTACCAAGACGATCAGCACGATTACAACAATGACGATATGAACGATGACGAGAACGATCACAGCCACATGAAGGCGATAAGTCAACCTAAGGTTGATTATTGGGCCGGCTATTACGACTTTCTAATAAACGAAGGAAGCTACAAATTCTGGGCTGTTTTCCAG CTCGCAACTGCGGCTCTGCTAATCTACAGCGGCTTCGCGGCACTATATTATGCCAAAGTGAATCCGCCAACCACGGATGATTATTTCGACGATATATTTCGTCGGCGAAAACGCCGCTCATTTCCACCCGCAGCACGCGACAAGCCCTTCGCCGGATTCGACGCCATCACGTTTCAAAGGATAATCGAAGCCGCCATCAACACTGAACAAACGTATTAA